One genomic segment of Aythya fuligula isolate bAytFul2 chromosome 5, bAytFul2.pri, whole genome shotgun sequence includes these proteins:
- the AKAP5 gene encoding A-kinase anchor protein 5 has protein sequence MAKAAKEIQMENPKELETQSAGTTCSPSEEQAEKPSMLCFKKRKKTCKKGLTVKDACEGASAASEEKSQCIGTDKREGKVSAQPRSSRGAWAAIKSLTRPRRRQKSSSRKKVPSDSQVQLEIDAEEGGTQGFSRKKASSGVKMPCVRFSRGKKKRSPSEAVEESEGSVQANEEMGISNKAIEELEDLAPAEEPSKAEPSSPLPEEEDREDKGMVEEGADAGVKSEPLAEPRPDVDEHTEHTTQSEITSSEAEAVDEHTEHTTQSQITSSEAEAADEHVEHTTQSQITSSEAEAADEHAEHTTPMKITSPEAVDEHAEHTTQSEITSSVAVDEPVQEQLPEGSPHQTAVHVEEKEVPAEVPVSTEQPNSTPEITEVQEIANICKELPEGGESERNTNLPEESKAEETVMDFSQSAFKDEAASVQSSSSHQEKPEVNMGTCVGIVITVTEAVDSDNDSDQDYEPTLVLHHNKQKGNKKSSGSFDLGQKGSPEAGSSALAEEKGLGDQGHRTSDQYELLLIETASSLVKAAIQSSIEQLVNEMALEQNKHNSFL, from the coding sequence ATGGCAAAGGCAGCTAAGGAAATTCAAATGGAGAACCCAAAAGAGCTGGAGACCCAGAGCGCAGGGACAACGTGCTCCCCGTCAGAAGAACAGGCAGAAAAACCCTCCATGCTCTGCTTCAAGAAGCGGAAGAAGACCTGTAAGAAGGGGCTGACTGTGAAGGATGCATGCGAAGGAGCTTCTGCAGCCTCAGAGGAGAAAAGTCAATGCATTGGCACAGacaaaagggagggaaaagtTTCTGCTCAACCACGATCCTCCAGAGGAGCCTGGGCAGCTATTAAAAGTCTCACAAGACCTCGGAGAAGGCAAAAATCCTCTTCAAGGAAGAAGGTGCCCTCCGATTCCCAGGTGCAGCTGGAGATAGATGCTGAGGAGGGCGGCACACAAGGTTTCTCAAGGAAAAAGGCGAGCTCAGGTGTGAAGATGCCCTGCGTACGCTTCTCAAGAGGCAAGAAAAAGCGCAGCCCCTCTGAGGCAGTGGAGGAGTCAGAGGGCAGTGTCCAGGCGAATGAAGAGATGGGCATTTCGAATAAAGCCATTGAGGAGCTGGAGGACCTGGCCCCGGCAGAGGAGCCAAGCAAAGCTGAGCCCTCCAGCCCACTCCCTGAGGAGGAGGACCGGGAGGACAAGGGTATGGTAGAGGAAGGGGCTGATGCTGGTGTGAAGAGTGAGCCCTTGGCAGAGCCCAGGCCTGATGTGGATGAACACACAGAGCACACCACTCAGTCCGAAATCACCAGCTCAGAGGCAGAGGCAGTTGATGAACACACAGAGCACACCACTCAGTCCCAAATCACCAGttcagaggcagaggcagctgatGAACATGTAGAACACACCACTCAGTCACAAATCACCAGttcagaggcagaggcagctgatGAACATGCAGAACACACCACTCCGATGAAAATCACCAGTCCAGAGGCAGTTGATGAACACGCAGAACACACCACTCAGTCAGAAATCACCAGTTCAGTGGCAGTTGATGAACCCGTCCAGGAACAGCTGCCCGAGGGGAGTCCTCACCAAACTGCGGTGCACGTGGAAGAGAAGGAAGTCCCTGCCGAAGTGCCGGTTTCCACAGAGCAGCCCAACAGCACCCCTGAAATCACCGAGGTGCAGGAAATAGCCAATATCTGCAAAGAGCTGCCTGAAGGGGGTGAATCAGAGAGGAACACAAATCTTCCCGAGGAGTCCAAAGCTGAAGAGACCGTAATGGATTTCAGTCAGTCAGCATTTAAAGATGAGGCAGCGAGcgtgcagagcagctccagccaccAGGAGAAACCCGAAGTCAACATGGGCACCTGCGTCGGCATCGTCATCACCGTCACTGAAGCTGTGGACTCTGACAACGACTCTGACCAGGACTATGAGCCGACCCTGGTTTTGCACCACAATAAgcaaaaagggaataaaaaatcAAGTGGGAGCTTTGATTTGGGTCAAAAAGGGAGCCCTGAGGCTGGCAGCAGTGCCCTGGCGGAGGAGAAAGGCCTGGGTGACCAGGGGCACAGGACTTCGGATCAGTACGAGTTGCTCCTCATAGAAACGGCGTCTTCCCTTGTGAAGGCAGCCATCCAGTCATCCATAGAGCAGCTGGTCAACGAGATGGCTCTGGAACAGAACAAACACAACAGTTTCCTGTGA